One window of Triticum dicoccoides isolate Atlit2015 ecotype Zavitan chromosome 5A, WEW_v2.0, whole genome shotgun sequence genomic DNA carries:
- the LOC119300917 gene encoding calcium uniporter protein 6, mitochondrial-like, translating into MWRAAASRLRAHCPPGALRRLYSPPPHPPRVDPPVTASEARRLVRLVGVEALKRRLRDGPREAIGYGELLDACVEAGAARTRDDAEGLARAMDDAGVLLLFRDKAYLHPEKVVDLVRRAVPLALEVEDDPRREELRQLQEKKDGIDKLAHRQVRRILWSGLGLIMSQIGLFFRLTFWELSWDVMEPIAFFTTASWLLVSYTYFLVTSRDPTYQDFMERLFLSRRRKLCAKHRFDMERYLELHRLCKCPLEGHYPHGPKLHNL; encoded by the exons ATGTGGCGCGCGGCCGCCTCCCGCCTCCGCGCGCATTGCCCGCCCGGCGCGCTCCGCCGCCTCtactcgccgccgccgcacccgccGCGGGTGGACCCGCCGGTCACGGCGTCCGAGGCGAGGAGGCTGGTGCGGCTCGTCGGGGTCGAGGCGCTGAAGCGGCGGCTCCGGGACGGGCCCCGCGAGGCGATCGGCTACGGGGAGCTCCTCGACGCGTGCGtggaggccggggcggcgcgcACCCGCGACGACGCGGAGGGCCTCGCGCGGGCCATGGACGACGCCGGCGTCCTGCTGCTCTTCAGAGACAAGGCCTACCTCCACCCCGAGAAG GTGGTGGACCTGGTGAGAAGGGCGGTGCCGCTGgccctggaggtggaggacgacccAAGGAGAGAGGAGCTGAGGCAGCTCCAGGAGAAGAAGGACGGCATCGACAAGCTGGCGCACAGGCAGGTCCGGCGCATCCTCTGGTCCGGGCTGGGGCTGATCATGTCCCAGATCGGCCTCTTCTTCCGCCTCACCTTCTGGGAGCTCTCCTGGGACGTGATGGAGCCCATCGCCTTCTTCACCACCGCGTCCTGGCTGCTCGTCAGCTACACCTACTTCCTCGTGACATCGAGGGACCCGACGTACCAGGACTTCATGGAGAGGCTCTTCCTGTCCAGGAGGAGGAAGCTCTGCGCCAAGCACAGGTTCGACATGGAGAGGTACCTGGAGCTGCACAGGCTTTGCAAGTGCCCTCTCGAAGGCCACTATCCTCATGGCCCCAAGCTTCACAACTTGTAA